In Gossypium arboreum isolate Shixiya-1 chromosome 5, ASM2569848v2, whole genome shotgun sequence, a single genomic region encodes these proteins:
- the LOC108453109 gene encoding cytochrome c codes for MASFEQAPPGNAKAGEKIFKIKCAQCHTVDKGAGHKQGPNLNGLFGRQSGTTPGYSYSAANKNMAVIWEEKTLYDYLLNPKKYIPGTKMVFPGLKKPQDRADLIAYLKESTAS; via the exons ATGGCGTCGTTCGAGCAAGCCCCGCCTGGTAATGCAAAAGCCGGGGAGAAGATTTTCAAGATCAAGTGTGCCCAGTGCCACACCGTTGACAAAGGTGCCGGTCATAAGCAAG GACCCAACCTTAATGGTCTGTTTGGGAGGCAGTCGGGTACAACTCCAGGGTACTCATATTCCGCTGCTAACAAGAACATGGCTGTGATTTGGGAGGAAAAAACTTTGTATGATTATCTGCTCAACCCTAAGAAG TACATTCCTGGAACGAAAATGGTATTCCCCGGATTGAAGAAACCACAAGATCGAGCTGACCTCATTGCATATTTGAAGGAGTCTACGGCATCCTAA
- the LOC108453108 gene encoding uncharacterized protein LOC108453108 — MDSSKLGSVPEEEQHRKESNKPVVSAFASLPDRRPTKSSEKYSPLDWSGFFDREEDVCIPDSNDVFHLYMAGTEGPVVFCLHGGGYSGLSFALSASKIKEKARVVAMDLRGHGKSSTENDLDLSIETMCNDVFAVLKALYGDSPPAIVLVGHSMGGSVAVHIAAKKTLRSLAGLVVVDVVEGTAMASLVHMQKILSGRMQHFSSIEKAIEWSVRGGSLRNIDSARVSIPTTLKYDDSKNCYVYRARLEETEQYWRGWYEGLSEKFLSSPVPKLLLLAGTDRLDRALTIGQMQGKFQMVVVRHTGHAIQEDVPDEFATLIINFISRNRIGPHGVEIPGLARPKPAQAQGQSPAQTKS, encoded by the exons ATGGATTCATCGAAATTGGGTTCAGTCCCTGAAGAAGAGCAGCATCGTAAAGAGAGTAACAAGCCGGTTGTTTCTGCCTTTGCCTCGCTTCCCGATCGCCGTCCAACTAA GAGTTCTGAGAAATACTCACCTTTAGATTGGTCCGGCTTTTTTGATCGAGAGGAAGATGTCTGCATACCAGACTCAAATGAT GTCTTTCATTTATATATGGCAGGAACAGAAGGACCAGTTGTTTTTTGTCTACATGGAGGTGGCTACTCTGG GCTCTCATTTGCTCTGTCAGCTAGTAAAATTAAAGAGAAAGCTAGAGTGGTTGCCATGGACCTTAGAGGGCATGGAAAGTCATCCACAGAAAATGATCTTGATCTATCTATTGAG ACTATGTGCAATGATGTTTTTGCTGTTTTGAAGGCTTTGTATGGAGATTCTCCACCTGCAATTGTGCTTGTTGGCCACAG CATGGGAGGCTCAGTTGCTGTACACATTGCTGCAAAGAAAACATTGCGTAGTTTAGCTGGTTTGGTGGTTGTGGATGTTGTAGAG GGAACAGCGATGGCATCATTAGTTCACATGCAGAAAATCCTCTCTGGCAGGATGCAGCATTTTTCAAGTATTGAGAAAGCG ATTGAATGGAGTGTTAGAGGAGGTTCTTTAAGAAATATTGACTCTGCTCGTGTATCCATTCCTACCACTTTAAAGTACGATGATTCAAAGAATTG TTATGTCTACAGAGCACGGTTGGAAGAAACTGAACAATACTGGAGAGGCTG GTATGAAGGCCTTTCAGAAAAATTTCTATCTTCTCCTGTTCCAAAGCTCTTACTTTTAGCTGGCACTGATAGACTGGACAG AGCGCTCACAATAGGTCAAATGCAAGGCAAGTTTCAAATGGTGGTTGTTAGACATACAGGGCATGCTATACAG GAGGATGTACCCGATGAATTTGCTACCTTGATAATCAATTTTATATCTCGTAACCGCATTGGGCCTCATGGAGTTGAG ATCCCAGGACTTGCTCGGCCGAAGCCAGCACAAGCCCAAGGCCAATCACCGGCACAAACAAAATCATGA
- the LOC108453535 gene encoding uncharacterized protein LOC108453535, giving the protein MAEEEVVAASPGLVPSDHKRKLEDVEPQAPPVDMPLNTAVDPDATASDSSFDSSEAKRPRVGDEKTDGLASGNGFKAEQSDEPVKEEEEALLQNEVTKQAEDRTAQAEEAQETAKPQQVEGTTTETEQQSTDNHVTTDAELGKDEKFEADGGQEPGKVENFGADGSQEPPTKEESKQPSNEMPQQEVDDGSTITRRIEVPNAKVGVLIGKAGDTIRYLQYNSGAKIQITRDADADRDAPTRPVEIIGTLNSIIKAEKLINTVIAEADAGGSPSLVARGLATTQAAGDADHIEMQVPNEKVGLIIGRGGETIRGVQIRSGARIQLIPQHLSEGDESKERILRVTGDKRQIEIAREMIKDVMSQNARLSPLSGGFNQQGNRPRGTTGPPQWGSCGHTVPTASYDFHRRGPYPSQNSHYQSPYGGYPSHQMAPRSNFGSSWKQRPHNFQGPPHSGGYNYYSRHGSVSALHLTSIRGHRPRPTPAPAMGPVSSQSSYNYGQPHGPAAYAHPPPYSHAFPQHSYRNGYGEKYENHTPVQHPYGGHGSSQSGYAPPGPQSAYAPQQQYGKPYSYVQSQGPQTYGPPANQPGEVPYQGPTGQSYSPNVPPQQQYAYASGPLQQSYPPYGSAPPGDGYNQPPPVTGQAYSQQGGQSVPGYSQPSAQQATPYAQANTAAGYGQYPPSQQGYSDQAASNNAAYGYQGIQDSGYGSGPVTTYGAAPPNGQVTYAQPTATQATYDQSGGYANAPGSAPVAYGKTVSPQLGYPQYDSTQMYAAPQ; this is encoded by the exons ATGGCAGAGGAAGAGGTCGTCGCCGCTTCACCCGGTCTCGTCCCCTCCGATCATAAGCGGAAGCTTGAAGATGTCGAGCCCCAAGCCCCTCCTGTCGACATGCCTCTCAACACTGCTGTAGACCCTGATGCAACGGCATCTGATTCGTCATTTGATTCGTCCGAGGCTAAGCGACCTAGGGTCGGCGACGAGAAAACCGACGGCTTGG CTAGTGGGAATGGGTTCAAAGCTGAGCAGTCGGATGAACCTGTGAAGGAGGAAGAGGAGGCTTTGCTGCAAAATGAGGTTACCAAACAAGCAGAGGATCGTACTGCTCAAGCAGAGGAGGCTCAAGAAACAGCAAAACCTCAACAAGTTGAAGGAACAACAACGGAAACTGAGCAACAATCTACTGATAATCATGTGACTACTGATGCTGAGTTAGGTAAAGATGAGAAATTTGAGGCAGATGGTGGTCAGGAACCGGGTAAAGTTGAGAATTTTGGGGCAGATGGTAGCCAGGAACCGCCTACTAAAGAGGAGAGTAAGCAACCTTCTAATGAGATGCCTCAGCAGGAAGTTGATGATGGTTCAACTATTACTCGCAGAATTGAGGTTCCTAATGCTAAG GTTGGTGTTCTCATAGGAAAGGCAGGGGATACTATAAGGTACCTACAATACAACTCGGGGGCAAAAATTCAAATTACAAGGGATGCGGATGCTGATCGAGATGCCCCAACAAGGCCTGTAGAAATAATAGGGACTTTGAATAGCATAATCAAGGCTGAGAAGCTTATAAATACTGTCATAGCAGAG GCTGACGCTGGGGGTTCCCCTTCCCTTGTAGCTAGGGGCCTTGCTACCACACAGGCTGCTGGGGATGCTGATCATATTGAGATGCAAGTTCCAAATGAGAAG GTTGGTTTAATCATTGGTAGAGGTGGGGAGACTATCAGAGGAGTGCAGATTAGGTCAGGGGCTCGCATTCAG TTGATACCTCAACATCTCTCAGAAGGGGATGAATCAAAAGAAAGGATACTGAGAGTGACAGGTGATAAGAGGCAAATTGAGATTGCCAGAGAAATGATAAAAGACGTCATGAGTCAG AATGCCAGGCTATCACCTCTTTCTGGTGGTTTCAATCAGCAGGGCAATCGACCTCGGGGAACCACTGGACCACCTCAATGGGGTTCCTGTGGCCATACTGTCCCTACAGCATCATATGATTTTCATAGAAGGGGACCATATCCATCTcaaaactcacattatcaatCTCCTTATGGTGGCTACCCTTCTCATCAAATGGCTCCAAGAAGCAATTTTGGTTCTAGCTGGAAGCAGAGGCCTCATAACTTTCAGGGACCTCCACATAGTGGAGGTTATAATTACTACAGCAGGCATGGAAGTGTCTCTGCCCTGCATTTGACTTCAATTCGTGGGCATAGACCTAGGCCAACACCTGCTCCAGCTATGGGGCCAGTGTCATCACAGTCAAGTTATAATTATGGACAGCCTCATGGTCCAGCAGCTTATGCACATCCACCACCCTATTCCCATGCTTTTCCCCAGCATAGCTATAGAAATGGATATGGAGAGAAGTATGAAAATCATACCCCGGTTCAGCACCCTTACGGAGGGCATGGATCTTCTCAGTCAGGATATGCACCACCAGGTCCTCAATCTGCGTATGCCCCTCAGCAGCAGTATGGCAAGCCATATTCATATGTGCAGTCACAAGGACCCCAAACATATGGTCCTCCAGCCAATCAACCTGGAGAAGTTCCATATCAAGGTCCAACTGGCCAATCTTACAGTCCAAATGTGCCTCCTCAGCAGCAATACGCATATGCAAGTGGCCCCTTGCAACAAAGCTATCCTCCATATGGCTCTGCACCACCCGGTGATGGGTATAATCAGCCTCCACCAGTGACTGGCCAGGCGTATTCCCAACAAGGTGGACAGTCTGTTCCTGGTTACAGTCAACCTTCTGCTCAGCAAGCTACTCCTTATGCACAAGCGAATACTGCTGCTGGGTATGGTCAATATCCACCCTCACAGCAGGGTTATTCCGATCAGGCAGCTTCAAATAATGCGGCTTATGGTTATCAAGGGATACAAGATTCTGGCTATGGCAGTGGCCCTGTGACAACATACGGTGCAGCACCACCTAATGGGCAAGTTACTTATGCTCAACCGACAGCAACTCAGGCAACCTATGATCAGTCTGGTGGATATGCAAATGCACCAGGTAGTGCACCTGTAGCATATGGAAAAACAGTATCCCCGCAGCTTGGATACCCTCAGTATGATTCAACCCAGATGTATGCCGCACCACAGTGA
- the LOC108452884 gene encoding phospholipase SGR2-like isoform X1 → MAESVANPTVVGASTVEETSPDLLKNTPSNIARLEDVIEHCKGRRKYLAQTRSPSDGGDVRWYFYKVPLAENELAASIPRTEIVGKSDYFRFGMRDSLAIEASFLQREEELLSSWWKEYAECCEGPRGRSSSGKKLDLGEDSSSSKGLQSAQLYGFEEERVGVPVKGGLYEVDLVKRHCFPVYWNGENRRVLRGHWFARKGGVDWLPLREDVAEQLEIAYSNKVWHRRTFQPSGLFAARVDLQGSTPGLHALFTGEDDTWEAWLNVDASGFSSVISFSGSAIKLRRGYSASHSPKPTQDELRQRREEEMDDYCSEVPVRHLVFMVHGIGQRLEKSNLVDDVGNFRHITATLAEKHLTSHQRRTQRVLFIPCQWRKGLKLSGEAAVEKITLDGVRGLRVMLSATVHDVLYYMSPIYCQSIINSVSNQLNRLYLKFLKRNPGYDGKVSIYGHSLGSVLSYDILCHQENLSSPFPMEWVYEKHSKDVGCPVDTNNQSSNPSSLDNLEENNINVRMKDAVDCVGEDMLVSQPNALVIEGNVEDESLVNSEIDVSAEDSIQKSCEEDVHQLLNDVNGTLLLDEGGLGKATDVAGLSEKVTEEKSEEARYKDKEIKMLREEVNSLEAKIAELQSHKSEDATENKEMLGRKPPPLQKFNQKLVVTLDDAPQRYTPYIRYTKLEFKVDTFFAVGSPLGVFLALRNIRIGLGKGQEYWDEENISEEMPACRQMLNIFHPYDPVAYRIEPLVCKEHITKRPVIIPYHKGGRRLHIGFQEFTEDLAARSQGVMDRLSFIRAKVLTVCQSRNTDDLEGPKNMEEKEERSYGSQMIERLTGSEEGRIDHMLQDKTFEHPYLQAIGSHTNYWRDYDTALFILKHLYRDIPEDPDSSMESNGDSSKDKSVSTGWSDHRGSHYEESPLTFSDRIMVKSFSREAKKFVKKS, encoded by the exons ATGGCTGAATCGGTAGCAAATCCCACAGTTGTGGGAGCAAGTACGGTGGAGGAAACATCGCCCGATTTGTTGAAGAATACACCATCTAACATTGCAAGATTGGAGGATGTGATAGAGCATTGTAAGGGCCGTCGGAAGTATCTTGCACAGACAAGGAGTCCTTCAGATGGGGGTGACGTCCGCTGGTACTTTTACAAGGTTCCTTTAGCTGAAAATG AGCTAGCTGCCTCTATTCCTCGAACTGAGATAGTGGGGAAGAGTGACTATTTTCGTTTTGGGATGAGGGATTCTCTTGCTATAGAGGCATCTTTCTTGCAG AGAGAAGAAGAGCTACTATCTAGTTGGTGGAAAGAATATGCTGAATGCTGTGAAGGTCCAAGAGGACGAAGTAGTTCTGGCAAGAAGTTGGACTTGGGAGAAGATTCATCTTCTTCCAAGGGTTTGCAATCAGCCCAACTATATGGGTTTGAAGAAGAGAGGGTTGGTGTCCCTGTAAAGGGAGGGCTCTATGAG GTAGATTTAGTTAAGAGACACTGCTTTCCTGTTTACTGGAATGGAGAAAATAGGCGTGTTTTAAGAGGTCACTGGTTCGCTCGTAAAGGGGGAGTGGATTGGCTTCCACTTCGTGAAGATGTAGCTGAACAATTGGAGATTGCATATAGTAACAAG GTTTGGCATAGGAGAACATTTCAACCGTCAGGACTTTTTGCAGCTAGAGTTGATTTGCAGGGCTCTACCCCA GGACTGCATGCACTTTTTACTGGAGAAGACGATACTTGGGAGGCTTGGCTCAATGTTGACGCTTCTGGTTTTTCAAGTGTCATAAGTTTCAGTGGAAGTGCAATCAAGTTAAGACGTGGTTACTCTGCATCTCACTCCCCCAAACCCACCCAG GATGAATTACGTCAAAGAAGGGAGGAAGAAATGGATGATTACTGTTCTGAG GTTCCTGTTCGACACTTGGTCTTTATGGTCCACGGTATTGGTCAAAGGTTGGAGAAATCTAATTTGGTTGATGATGTTGGCAACTTTCGGCACATCACAGCAACCCTTGCTGAGAAACACCTGACTTCACATCAAAGGCGCACACAAAGAGTCCTTTTCATTCCCTGTCAG TGGAGAAAAGGCTTGAAGCTCAGTGGTGAAGCTGCAGTTGAGAAAATCACACTAGATGGTGTGCGGGGTTTGCGTGTTATGCTAAGTGCTACTGTTCATGATGTATTATACTACATGAGTCCCATATACTGTCAGAGCATTATCAACTCG GTTTCGAACCAGTTAAATAGGCTGTATTTAAAGTTTCTTAAACGGAATCCTGGTTATGACGGAAAG GTTTCCATATATGGACATTCTTTGGGAAGCGTCCTCTCCTATGACATCCTCTGCCATCAAGAGAATCTCTCCTCCCCATTTCCAATGGAATGGGTGTATGAGAAACACTCAAAGGATGTTGGATGTCCCGTTGATACGAATAACCAATCTTCTAATCCCAGTTCTTTGGATAATCTAGAGGAAAACAACATCAATGTGAGGATGAAGGATGCAGTAGATTGTGTTGGTGAAGACATGTTGGTTTCACAACCAAATGCTTTGGTGATTGAAGGGAATGTGGAAGATGAATCCTTAGTAAATTCTGAAATTGATGTGTCTGCTGAGGACTCTATTCAGAAAAGCTGTGAGGAGGATGTGCATCAATTACTTAATGATGTTAATGGAACCCTTTTGCTGGATGAGGGTGGATTAGGTAAAGCTACAGATGTTGCTGGTCTTTCAGAGAAAGTGACGGAGGAAAAGAGTGAAGAAGCCAGATATAAGgataaagaaatcaaaatgctTAGGGAAGAG GTTAATTCCCTGGAGGCGAAAATTGCAGAACTGCAATCACATAAAAGTGAGGATGCCACTG AAAATAAGGAGATGCTTGGGCGAAAGCCACCTCCGCTGCAGAAGTTCAATCAAAAGCTGGTAGTTACGTTGGATGATGCACCACAGAGATATACACCTTATATCAGATACACAAAGCTTGAATTCAAG GTTGACACATTCTTTGCAGTGGGATCACCTCTGGGAGTGTTCCTTGCCCTTCGCAATATCCGTATTGGACTTG GCAAAGGCCAAGAATATTGGGATGAGGAAAACATTTCCGAAGAGATGCCAGCTTGTCGTCAAATGCTCAACATCTTCCACCCATATGATCCTGTAGCATATAG AATAGAACCACTTGTTTGCAAAGAACACATCACAAAACGTCCTGTCATTATCCCTTATCACAAAGGTGGAAGAAGGTTGCATATTGGATTTCAA GAATTCACTGAAGATTTAGCTGCTCGTTCTCAAGGAGTAATGGATCGTCTCAGCTTTATAAGG GCTAAAGTGCTCACAGTTTGCCAATCAAGAAACACTGACGACCTAGAAG GACCAAAGAACATGGAAGAGAAAGAAGAGAGGTCATATGGTTCTCAAATGATTGAAAGGTTAACTGGGAGTGAAGAAGGGCGAATAGATCACATGCTTCAA GATAAAACATTTGAACATCCATATCTACAAGCCATTGGATCACATAC AAACTATTGGAGAGATTATGATACTGCACTGTTCATTTTGAAACATTTATATCGAGATATACCTGAAGATCCCGACTCCTCTATGGAATCCAATGGAGACAGCTCAAAGGATAAGAGTGTTTCTACGGGTTGGTCTGATCACAGAGGGTCTCATTATGAAGAATCTCCTCTTACGTTCTCTGACAGAATTATGGTGAAAAGTTTCTCGAGGGAAGCTAAGAAATTTGTAAAGAAGTCTTGA
- the LOC108452884 gene encoding phospholipase SGR2-like isoform X2, protein MAESVANPTVVGASTVEETSPDLLKNTPSNIARLEDVIEHCKGRRKYLAQTRSPSDGGDVRWYFYKVPLAENELAASIPRTEIVGKSDYFRFGMRDSLAIEASFLQREEELLSSWWKEYAECCEGPRGRSSSGKKLDLGEDSSSSKGLQSAQLYGFEEERVGVPVKGGLYEVDLVKRHCFPVYWNGENRRVLRGHWFARKGGVDWLPLREDVAEQLEIAYSNKVWHRRTFQPSGLFAARVDLQGSTPGLHALFTGEDDTWEAWLNVDASGFSSVISFSGSAIKLRRGYSASHSPKPTQDELRQRREEEMDDYCSEVPVRHLVFMVHGIGQRLEKSNLVDDVGNFRHITATLAEKHLTSHQRRTQRVLFIPCQWRKGLKLSGEAAVEKITLDGVRGLRVMLSATVHDVLYYMSPIYCQSIINSVSNQLNRLYLKFLKRNPGYDGKVSIYGHSLGSVLSYDILCHQENLSSPFPMEWVYEKHSKDVGCPVDTNNQSSNPSSLDNLEENNINVRMKDAVDCVGEDMLVSQPNALVIEGNVEDESLVNSEIDVSAEDSIQKSCEEDVHQLLNDVNGTLLLDEGGLGKATDVAGLSEKVTEEKSEEARYKDKEIKMLREEVNSLEAKIAELQSHKSEDATENKEMLGRKPPPLQKFNQKLVVTLDDAPQRYTPYIRYTKLEFKVDTFFAVGSPLGVFLALRNIRIGLGKGQEYWDEENISEEMPACRQMLNIFHPYDPVAYRIEPLVCKEHITKRPVIIPYHKGGRRLHIGFQEFTEDLAARSQGVMDRLSFIRAKVLTVCQSRNTDDLEGPKNMEEKEERSYGSQMIERLTGSEEGRIDHMLQDKTFEHPYLQAIGSHTES, encoded by the exons ATGGCTGAATCGGTAGCAAATCCCACAGTTGTGGGAGCAAGTACGGTGGAGGAAACATCGCCCGATTTGTTGAAGAATACACCATCTAACATTGCAAGATTGGAGGATGTGATAGAGCATTGTAAGGGCCGTCGGAAGTATCTTGCACAGACAAGGAGTCCTTCAGATGGGGGTGACGTCCGCTGGTACTTTTACAAGGTTCCTTTAGCTGAAAATG AGCTAGCTGCCTCTATTCCTCGAACTGAGATAGTGGGGAAGAGTGACTATTTTCGTTTTGGGATGAGGGATTCTCTTGCTATAGAGGCATCTTTCTTGCAG AGAGAAGAAGAGCTACTATCTAGTTGGTGGAAAGAATATGCTGAATGCTGTGAAGGTCCAAGAGGACGAAGTAGTTCTGGCAAGAAGTTGGACTTGGGAGAAGATTCATCTTCTTCCAAGGGTTTGCAATCAGCCCAACTATATGGGTTTGAAGAAGAGAGGGTTGGTGTCCCTGTAAAGGGAGGGCTCTATGAG GTAGATTTAGTTAAGAGACACTGCTTTCCTGTTTACTGGAATGGAGAAAATAGGCGTGTTTTAAGAGGTCACTGGTTCGCTCGTAAAGGGGGAGTGGATTGGCTTCCACTTCGTGAAGATGTAGCTGAACAATTGGAGATTGCATATAGTAACAAG GTTTGGCATAGGAGAACATTTCAACCGTCAGGACTTTTTGCAGCTAGAGTTGATTTGCAGGGCTCTACCCCA GGACTGCATGCACTTTTTACTGGAGAAGACGATACTTGGGAGGCTTGGCTCAATGTTGACGCTTCTGGTTTTTCAAGTGTCATAAGTTTCAGTGGAAGTGCAATCAAGTTAAGACGTGGTTACTCTGCATCTCACTCCCCCAAACCCACCCAG GATGAATTACGTCAAAGAAGGGAGGAAGAAATGGATGATTACTGTTCTGAG GTTCCTGTTCGACACTTGGTCTTTATGGTCCACGGTATTGGTCAAAGGTTGGAGAAATCTAATTTGGTTGATGATGTTGGCAACTTTCGGCACATCACAGCAACCCTTGCTGAGAAACACCTGACTTCACATCAAAGGCGCACACAAAGAGTCCTTTTCATTCCCTGTCAG TGGAGAAAAGGCTTGAAGCTCAGTGGTGAAGCTGCAGTTGAGAAAATCACACTAGATGGTGTGCGGGGTTTGCGTGTTATGCTAAGTGCTACTGTTCATGATGTATTATACTACATGAGTCCCATATACTGTCAGAGCATTATCAACTCG GTTTCGAACCAGTTAAATAGGCTGTATTTAAAGTTTCTTAAACGGAATCCTGGTTATGACGGAAAG GTTTCCATATATGGACATTCTTTGGGAAGCGTCCTCTCCTATGACATCCTCTGCCATCAAGAGAATCTCTCCTCCCCATTTCCAATGGAATGGGTGTATGAGAAACACTCAAAGGATGTTGGATGTCCCGTTGATACGAATAACCAATCTTCTAATCCCAGTTCTTTGGATAATCTAGAGGAAAACAACATCAATGTGAGGATGAAGGATGCAGTAGATTGTGTTGGTGAAGACATGTTGGTTTCACAACCAAATGCTTTGGTGATTGAAGGGAATGTGGAAGATGAATCCTTAGTAAATTCTGAAATTGATGTGTCTGCTGAGGACTCTATTCAGAAAAGCTGTGAGGAGGATGTGCATCAATTACTTAATGATGTTAATGGAACCCTTTTGCTGGATGAGGGTGGATTAGGTAAAGCTACAGATGTTGCTGGTCTTTCAGAGAAAGTGACGGAGGAAAAGAGTGAAGAAGCCAGATATAAGgataaagaaatcaaaatgctTAGGGAAGAG GTTAATTCCCTGGAGGCGAAAATTGCAGAACTGCAATCACATAAAAGTGAGGATGCCACTG AAAATAAGGAGATGCTTGGGCGAAAGCCACCTCCGCTGCAGAAGTTCAATCAAAAGCTGGTAGTTACGTTGGATGATGCACCACAGAGATATACACCTTATATCAGATACACAAAGCTTGAATTCAAG GTTGACACATTCTTTGCAGTGGGATCACCTCTGGGAGTGTTCCTTGCCCTTCGCAATATCCGTATTGGACTTG GCAAAGGCCAAGAATATTGGGATGAGGAAAACATTTCCGAAGAGATGCCAGCTTGTCGTCAAATGCTCAACATCTTCCACCCATATGATCCTGTAGCATATAG AATAGAACCACTTGTTTGCAAAGAACACATCACAAAACGTCCTGTCATTATCCCTTATCACAAAGGTGGAAGAAGGTTGCATATTGGATTTCAA GAATTCACTGAAGATTTAGCTGCTCGTTCTCAAGGAGTAATGGATCGTCTCAGCTTTATAAGG GCTAAAGTGCTCACAGTTTGCCAATCAAGAAACACTGACGACCTAGAAG GACCAAAGAACATGGAAGAGAAAGAAGAGAGGTCATATGGTTCTCAAATGATTGAAAGGTTAACTGGGAGTGAAGAAGGGCGAATAGATCACATGCTTCAA GATAAAACATTTGAACATCCATATCTACAAGCCATTGGATCACATAC AGAAAGTTAA